The genomic DNA TCTATCCCAATTGAGGAGGCTCAATAGATTGGTATTTTGGATTGGTGTGTTGGGTAGATAGTTGACCTTGCCATTTTGAGGATCACGATAATAAACATTCAGAAAAAAACGATCCCTCGCAATTTGGTTGGCATTCATAGAATAGATGTTTTTCATCATCAAATTCCACATTGGCGAGGTGGTTTTCACCAAAACATTAGGCTTTATCAACTTGGTAACCAGCACGGTACTTTCTTCCGAAAATTCCCCCACTTTATACACTTGGTTAGAGCCATTTACCGTAAAAGAGTAAGAAACCGCCAAAAGCTGGTTGTCGTTAAGCCTTTGATTGAGGGAGATATACCCCAACTGCGGATGAAATTTATATTCGTTTTGGTTCAGTCTTCTGGCTCTTCGGTTGAAGATAAATTGCTCGCCATCGGTATAGGTTTCCACCGTTCCAGAGGCGTTTGGGAAAGATTGCTGATTGATGGTATTATACGCCGTATTGGCATCTCTAAGCCCTGCGCCTAAATTGTTAATACTTTGGTAAAGGTTATTTTGAGCGTTATTAGGATAGCCCGAAATGCCCTCTCCCAAGTCTCTAACCGCCACGATGCTCTTTTGATCTTGGAGGTTGCCAGAGCCTTGGTCTAAAACCCAAACTTCTAAACGCGTGATGTTGATTTTAGCGTTAATCTGAGGGTAGTTGAGTAATGCATTATCATAATTTTTGAAGAAATATTGTCCTAAATAATAGTGCTGGTTGTCTTCGTAATCTATCGCATTGATTTTGAAAGTGCTCATTGTTCCGCCACCTTGAGCGACTACGGTGCGAGATTCCCCCTGTTGTTGAGACAGCACCAATGTTCCGTAAGTTTTCCCTAATTGGAACTCCGTTTTCAATCCAAATAAAGACTCGGAGCCACGGATAAGACTGGTGGAGAGCGGCATATTAACATTACCAAACTCTACCCTTTTGATGATTTTATCCTCGCCACCTTTGTTGAGGTCGCCCAAACCCTTGGTTTGCAAATCTTGCCAAGTGCCTTTGGCTTGCCACACCAAATTGAGTTTATTTTCAAAAGCAAAGCCGCTCTGCGTATCATAATTGGCTTTGAGCTGAAGGTTCTCTCCTACTTTCCCCAAAATACCGAGCTGAATTCTCTGCTGGATATTGAACGCAAAATTCTTTCTGTTCTGTGGCAGCACCATTGGATTGTCAATTTTTTGGTACAGCCCCCCTAAATCAAAAGATGCAAACCCCTGCGGAATCAGCTCTATTTTATTACCGCCAAAAACGGTTTCAAATAATTTATTGTTGATTTTTAAGCTTGGGAGTAAGCCTTTTTTCTCCGCTGCCTCGGGGTCTTTCCTATTAACTAAATCGTTATTATTGGATTTTTCTTGATAGTAATTTCTCAAACCTTGGGTGCGCACATAGTCGGCATACTCGCTGGGCGTCATCGCAATGGGAACGCCAGAAACGATGTTGCCCACCTTAGGATACAGAAAATAGAGCCCTTGTTTTATATCATAAAAAGCCTCGTACCGCACGGGGTTGGGCAGGGCAATTTGCGGTGGCGTAGGTTCCGCCTGTGGTTCTGTAGTCTGAGCCTTAGCGCCGCCTATGGTGATGATGAAAGATAAACACCATAGTTTAAAGAGTATATTATGTGGTTTCACTTACAATCAAATATTTTTTAGAATTTGTTTCACTAAATCTTCCGTTTGGAGGTCTGGATTTTGCTTTAAAATCTTGTCTGCCAACTTCTCCGACATCTTTTTAGGAATCCCCAAAACCTCTAATGCTGATAACGATTCTTCTTTTACTTTATTATCTACCAATACGGAAATGTTTTCTTCCGAAGTATTGAAATGCGCCACTTTATCCTTTAAATCTACAATGATTCTCTGGGCGGTTTTCGCACCGATGCCTTTCACTTTTTGTAGCGTGGCACTACTGCCAGAAAGTATGGCTTGGGCGATTTCTTCCAACTCTAATGAGGAGAGCATAATCATAGCTGATGCAGGCCCCACGCCACTCACAGACACCAAAAGATTAAACATTTCTTTCTCCCTAAGGTCTGCAAAACCAAACAATAAATGGGCATCTTCTCTGATGATGGGCTGCGTAAAAATTCGGTTTTCTTTACCCAAATTCATCTTCTGCGAGGTGGCAACACTCACCGCTACATAGTAGCCCACGCCCGCAACTTCTATCACCAAATAAGTCGGTGTTAGCTCCTGAACCACTCCTTTTAGGTAGTATATCATAAGATAAGTAAAATTTAAAATTTCAGTGGGCTAATATAAGGAATTTTTGCCAAGTCTGTTGCAGTACAAAAAATCCAAAGCTACTAAAACAGAAGCGTATAAAGTTTTAAAATAATTTATAAAAAGATTTGGCTATATCAAAATTTCTTTGTTATTTTGCACTCTCAAATATTTAGTAGTAATAAAGAACATCGAGATATGTCAAGAATTTGCCAAATAACAGGAAAGCGTGCAATGGTAGGAAACAATGTTTCTCACGCTAATAACAAGACGAAGCGTCGTTTTGAGATCAACTTATTAGAGAAGAGATTTTACCTTCCTGAGCAAGAGAAATATGTAACCTTAAAGGTGTCTGCTCACGGATTGAGAGTGATTAACAAGATTGGTATTGAAGAGGCTATAGAAAGAGCTACTCGTAACGGATTTATTAAATAATTAGGAAACCATGGCAAAAAAAGGAAACCGCGTGCAAGTGATTTTAGAATGCACAGAACATAAAGAAAGTGGTATGGCTGGGATGAGCAGATACATCACCACCAAAAACAAGAAAAACACCACTGAAAGATTGGAGTTAAAAAAATACAACCCTGTATTGAAAAAATACACCCTTCACAAAGAAATTAAATAATCTTTAAAGATATTTTACAATGGCAAAAAAAGTAGTAGCAACCCTACAAACATCTTCTAAAAAGATGACCAAAGTAGTGAAAATGGTTAAATCTCCTAAAACAGGAGCTTATGTTTTCGACGAAAAAGTAATGAACGCTGATGAGGTAGATGCTTATTTGAAAAAATAACCTCCTCTATCTTAAAATATATAAAACTATCCAAATATTTTTGGGTAGTTTTTTTATATATTTGCTGAAATAATTCTAACACTGACCATAAAACAAAGACCTCTATGAGCTGGTTCAAAAAAATATTCAAAAAAGAAGAAAAAGAAACCTTAAATAAAGGCTTAGAAAAATCAAGCCAAGGCTTCTTTGAAAAAATATCCAAAGCCGTTGTTGGTAAAAGTAAAGTAGATGATGAAGTCTTAGATGACTTAGAGGAAATCCTCATTGCCTCCGATGTGGGCGCCGCTACTACCATTAAAATTATAGAACGCATAGAAAACCGTGTGGCACGGGATAAATACATCGGTACAGATGAGTTAGACCAAATTTTAAGAGAAGAAATTTCAGGGCTTCTTTTAGAAAATCCACACGCCGATACGGGCAATATAGACACCACCAAAAAGCCTTATGTGATTATGGTGGTCGGCGTGAACGGCGTAGGAAAAACCACTACCATTGGCAAACTCGCCCACCAATTTAAATCCCAAGGGAAGAAAGTGGTTCTCGGTGCGGCGGATACCTTCCGTGCGGCAGCTGTAGACCAGTTGGTCATCTGGAGCGAGCGCGTGGGCGTGCCTATCGTTAAACAAAATATGGGTTCCGATCCCGCCTCTGTTGCTTTTGATACCGTGCAATCTGCCGTGGCTCAAGATGCCGATGTGGTACTCATTGACACCGCTGGGCGACTTCACAATAAAGTCAATTTGATGAACGAACTTTCTAAAATCAAGCGCGTAATGCAGAAGGTAGTCCCTGATGCGCCCCACGAGGTGCTTTTGGTTTTAGATGGAAGTACAGGGCAAAACGCCTTTGAGCAAGCCAAACAATTTACCGCTGCAACAGAAGTTACTGCATTGGCTGTCACCAAGTTAGATGGTACCGCCAAAGGTGGCGTAGTGATAGGAATTTCTGACCAGTTCCAAGTGCCTGTGAAATACATTGGCGTTGGCGAGAAAATGGAAGACCTCCAATTATTTAATGGAACCGAGTTTGTAGATTCTTTTTTCAGAAAAGCTTAATCGGTGGTCTGAGGATTAGAGGTTTTTCATTTAAATTTTCTACTATGAAATTTAATTTTTTACTATTATTCTTATTTTCTATATCATGCTATGCTCAAACCTATAGGTTTATTTATGAGTATCATTTCAAAAAAGATTCCACTTCCAAAGAATACTCTAAGGAAAATATGGTTTTAGATATCAACGATAAAACCTCTAAATTTTATTCATACCGATATATCATAAATGATTCCATATCCAAGAATAAAGGTATAGAAAACATCGTTTGGTATAACCTCCCAGCATTATCTCACAACAAAAAATCCCAAATTAATCAATCTTTTTTTGAAATAGGAACTGATTTCTTTGTTATTGAGTCAAAAGACAATATCCAATGGACTATTTTAAATGAAATAAAAGACTTTAATGGAGTAAAAGCCCAAAAAGCGATAGCAAAGTTTGGAGGAAGAGATTGGATCGCTTGGTTTTCTGATGAATTTCCATTCTGGGATGGTCCATATAAATTTAGAGGACTTCCAGGTCTTATTATAGAAATAAAAGACACCCAAAATAATTTTATATTTAGTTTAGTAGAAAATAAAATCTTAAACCAACCATTTAATACCCAAAATTTTTTAGAAACCATTGGAGGGCAAAATCCTATTAAAATTGATGAAACAATTTTGAAGAAGAAAAGAATAGAGCATTTTAATTCTCCATTTAATTATTTGAAAGAACAATTGAAAAACAATAAAGGAACGACCATCATTATGTTCGGAAAACCAGTAAAAACCGCTCAAGAAATGAGAGAATTTGAAAAAAGAGAACAAGAACGCATCATAAAAGAAAATAATCCTATAGAACTTGATAAAATAATTCATTATCAAATACAATAAATGAATATCTTAAAAAAAGCGCCTCAAATAACGAGGTGCTTTTGGTTGATATAAAAGTATAAAATACCTTTTGAGTAAGCCCAACAATCTACTGCCACAGTGGTATTTATAATTGCCAACCAGTTCCAAGATTTCGTAAAATACAAAAGCGTTGGCGAGAAGTTGAAAGACTTCCAAATTATTTAATGGCACGGAGTTTGTAGATTCTTTTTCGGAAAAGTTTAATATTGGTTTTACAGCCATTAGAGGGCTTTTCAAATTAAATGAATTTATTAACTTTAAAAAACAAAAGTATTATGGGAATTTTATCATGGCTTTTATTTGGTTTAATCGCTGGTGCTATCGCAAAAGCAATTCACCCAGGTAAAGACCCAAGCGGATGGTTAATCACCATCGTGATCGGTATTGTAGGAAGTATGTTAGGCGGTTGGTTAGGTTCTATGTTTTTAGGTATAGATGTAACTGGCTTCAACTTTTCAAGCTTTATGGTAGCCGTAGGTGGTTCAGTATTGCTTTTAGCCATCTACTCCGCCATTACGAAAAAGTAATTTTTTCATTTTAATAGTTTAGAAAAGAGCCCATTAAGTTTAATGGGCTTTTTTATTTAAAATATATTTGGTGGGACAGAATAAAATGATTATATTTGGAACGCTATAATCAAGGGTTTTACTCTAATTAAGCAATAATTTTTTTTCATCATTTGTGTTTTTAGAGCCACTTTTTATAAGTGGCTCTTTTTATGGATATTCCACAGCTTCATACCGAAGTAAAAGGCGAGTAAAATAAGAATAAGTCACGGCTCCATCTTGCTGATTAGATTTTAAAAACCAATGGTTAGTCCAACCAAAAAAAGTTTCTGCAAGGCCTTGGTAGTGTTTTTGGTATGCCCACTCTTGTGCACGGTCGCGTTTCATTCCCTCAGAATAGCGCTTCAAAATTTGCGCTACAAAATCTGGTTCCGTGTCGATTAAATCCCGAAGCAAACTTTTGAGCACAAAATAATTCGTGCTGTATTGCAAAACCGTATTGGTAGAACTTTTCCCCACCAAATAAGCGATAAAATTGGCTTCCTCCTCCCGAGCATAACCCAGCTGATGCGCCATTTCGTGTGCCAGCGTGATGGGCAGGTAAGTATCTGGCACATTGGGATTGTACTGTGCCTCGGCGGTAAAGGGATTATAATAGCCCAAAATCCCTGTATAGCTCATCACTGGCGCCCAAAGACTGGGTTTAATATCAGAAAGATTGGTGGGCTTTTTGGGCGCTAAGAAAGTGGGCAGATGGTGCTGCTGTTTCAAAATTTCTTGTACCAATGCCTCAGAATCCGTAATATGGAACACGCCATTTTTATCTTCTTCAACTAAAAGTCGGCTCTCGATACACCGCTGGAGGTATCGCTCTGCCAAACGTTTAGTTTGCGCTATTGTGGATTCTTCCGCTGGTAACTTTTCAATGATCGGCGTTTGAAAGTAGAGCATTCCCCAAAAACATTGGTAAACAAAATAAAAGCCATTCAGCAATATAAGCAACCGCACAATATTAAAAGATCGCCGCTTTAAAATCACGATTTTAATGCCCAACATCAGCAAAATAAATCCTAAAATAAGATAGCCCCAATCTCCCAACGAAAAAGGGAACAGCGAAGAAAAATATTGCTGTGGATACTTCTTCCACTCAAAGCCATATTCAAAAAAATCAATAGCGATAGGCGTATGCGATAGCCCATAAAACAAAAGAATTTGGACAAGAAGAAGCCCTGCCCAAATTCTTTTACTATAAAATAACGTTTTTTTAATGTCCTCCGCCATTGGATTCTGCTATGGTGATACCTTGTTTTTTCAAGATTTTAGGCGTAATAAAGCCATAAAATGCCAAATAGCTAAAACAAATCACAGGGATAATATATGAAAAATGTGTGTAACTGATGCCGAAAATCCCTTCTGGCGAAGTTAAATCGTGGTCACAAACCCAACCTTGGATGATTGGAATAACACCACCACCGAGAATCATCATTACCAAGAATGATGAGGCTTTCCCTGTATTTTTGCCCAATCCCGCTATGGCTAAATCAAAAATAGACGGCCACATAATAGAGCAGAACAAACCACCAGAAATAAAGAAATATTTGGCAATCGTTTTATCAGGGTAGAATAGACCACACAACATCATCAGCACGCCTGCTACCCCGAAAATCATCAAGGTTTTGCCTGCATTTTTACCTCCCAAGAAGCTCATCAGAATGAAAATTAAAATCCATATAGGATAGATATAAAATGATGAAATATTTTTGCCCATCAGGCTATTAGCCCCTAAGATAATCCCGAATGCAACAAATGGAACGATAAATTTAAGCGCTAAATTTGTAGATTTAGAAGTGTTAAAAACATTGATACCGCCATTCCATCTTCCAATCATCAAACTGCCCCAATAGAGGGAAATAAACGGCGCGATGTCGTGCTCCAAAATATTCCCAAACTCCGCCGTATGGAGCAATGCTGGCAGGTTACTCACAATAGACACCTCCACGCCAACATAGATAAATATCGCCAACATTCCCAGTAGAAGTTGTGGGTATTTCATAATATTAAAAGATGTCTCCTCTTCCACTTGTAGGCTTTCTTCTTG from Riemerella columbina includes the following:
- a CDS encoding GLPGLI family protein encodes the protein MKFNFLLLFLFSISCYAQTYRFIYEYHFKKDSTSKEYSKENMVLDINDKTSKFYSYRYIINDSISKNKGIENIVWYNLPALSHNKKSQINQSFFEIGTDFFVIESKDNIQWTILNEIKDFNGVKAQKAIAKFGGRDWIAWFSDEFPFWDGPYKFRGLPGLIIEIKDTQNNFIFSLVENKILNQPFNTQNFLETIGGQNPIKIDETILKKKRIEHFNSPFNYLKEQLKNNKGTTIIMFGKPVKTAQEMREFEKREQERIIKENNPIELDKIIHYQIQ
- a CDS encoding MFS transporter, with the translated sequence MEQNTQQTKWSQFISLVIVFFFWGFVAASNDILIPVFKKSFTLSQVQSQLVAWAFYLAYFIGSVIFFVVSLFSDILQKFGYKKTLAFGLIVSAIGAFLFIPAATNHSFAYFLTALFVVGLGFSVQQIVANPLAIKMGSPETGAHRLTLAGGINSLGTTIGPIILGRALFGDGGDANTTLNLHDVQLPFIILGVAFIAVAIFMMLSKIEDPAKDEIQEESLQVEEETSFNIMKYPQLLLGMLAIFIYVGVEVSIVSNLPALLHTAEFGNILEHDIAPFISLYWGSLMIGRWNGGINVFNTSKSTNLALKFIVPFVAFGIILGANSLMGKNISSFYIYPIWILIFILMSFLGGKNAGKTLMIFGVAGVLMMLCGLFYPDKTIAKYFFISGGLFCSIMWPSIFDLAIAGLGKNTGKASSFLVMMILGGGVIPIIQGWVCDHDLTSPEGIFGISYTHFSYIIPVICFSYLAFYGFITPKILKKQGITIAESNGGGH
- the ftsY gene encoding signal recognition particle-docking protein FtsY — encoded protein: MSWFKKIFKKEEKETLNKGLEKSSQGFFEKISKAVVGKSKVDDEVLDDLEEILIASDVGAATTIKIIERIENRVARDKYIGTDELDQILREEISGLLLENPHADTGNIDTTKKPYVIMVVGVNGVGKTTTIGKLAHQFKSQGKKVVLGAADTFRAAAVDQLVIWSERVGVPIVKQNMGSDPASVAFDTVQSAVAQDADVVLIDTAGRLHNKVNLMNELSKIKRVMQKVVPDAPHEVLLVLDGSTGQNAFEQAKQFTAATEVTALAVTKLDGTAKGGVVIGISDQFQVPVKYIGVGEKMEDLQLFNGTEFVDSFFRKA
- the rpmB gene encoding 50S ribosomal protein L28, giving the protein MSRICQITGKRAMVGNNVSHANNKTKRRFEINLLEKRFYLPEQEKYVTLKVSAHGLRVINKIGIEEAIERATRNGFIK
- the rpmG gene encoding 50S ribosomal protein L33, with the protein product MAKKGNRVQVILECTEHKESGMAGMSRYITTKNKKNTTERLELKKYNPVLKKYTLHKEIK
- a CDS encoding DUF3810 domain-containing protein, coding for MAEDIKKTLFYSKRIWAGLLLVQILLFYGLSHTPIAIDFFEYGFEWKKYPQQYFSSLFPFSLGDWGYLILGFILLMLGIKIVILKRRSFNIVRLLILLNGFYFVYQCFWGMLYFQTPIIEKLPAEESTIAQTKRLAERYLQRCIESRLLVEEDKNGVFHITDSEALVQEILKQQHHLPTFLAPKKPTNLSDIKPSLWAPVMSYTGILGYYNPFTAEAQYNPNVPDTYLPITLAHEMAHQLGYAREEEANFIAYLVGKSSTNTVLQYSTNYFVLKSLLRDLIDTEPDFVAQILKRYSEGMKRDRAQEWAYQKHYQGLAETFFGWTNHWFLKSNQQDGAVTYSYFTRLLLRYEAVEYP
- a CDS encoding GlsB/YeaQ/YmgE family stress response membrane protein; the encoded protein is MGILSWLLFGLIAGAIAKAIHPGKDPSGWLITIVIGIVGSMLGGWLGSMFLGIDVTGFNFSSFMVAVGGSVLLLAIYSAITKK
- a CDS encoding DUF4295 family protein gives rise to the protein MAKKVVATLQTSSKKMTKVVKMVKSPKTGAYVFDEKVMNADEVDAYLKK
- the ruvA gene encoding Holliday junction branch migration protein RuvA, translated to MIYYLKGVVQELTPTYLVIEVAGVGYYVAVSVATSQKMNLGKENRIFTQPIIREDAHLLFGFADLREKEMFNLLVSVSGVGPASAMIMLSSLELEEIAQAILSGSSATLQKVKGIGAKTAQRIIVDLKDKVAHFNTSEENISVLVDNKVKEESLSALEVLGIPKKMSEKLADKILKQNPDLQTEDLVKQILKNI